One stretch of Leadbetterella byssophila DSM 17132 DNA includes these proteins:
- a CDS encoding ArsR/SmtB family transcription factor, whose product MGVTKTGKYTEEQSQLSNIFKVLGHPARLANLQVIIDRHSCICNDMVEKIGLAQPTISQHLSELKSIGLLKGSIKGKSQCYCIDEEAWSNIQTQFNAFFDQDVKTLC is encoded by the coding sequence ATGGGAGTAACAAAAACAGGGAAGTATACTGAAGAACAGAGCCAACTGTCAAACATTTTTAAAGTACTTGGACATCCAGCCCGTTTAGCCAACTTACAAGTCATTATTGATAGGCATTCCTGCATATGTAATGACATGGTGGAAAAAATTGGCCTTGCCCAACCTACCATCTCCCAACATCTTTCGGAACTAAAATCTATAGGTCTCTTAAAAGGATCAATAAAGGGAAAATCACAATGTTACTGTATAGACGAAGAAGCCTGGAGTAACATTCAAACGCAATTCAATGCTTTCTTCGATCAGGATGTAAAAACACTTTGCTAA
- a CDS encoding DUF6428 family protein, with the protein MDLTKIKEILPTLENVEFQLEDGTWVPEHFHVTEVGQITKNFIDCGGVIRSEKVVNFQLWNADDYEHRLKPGKLLNIIKLSEEKLGLENAAIEVEYQSTTIGKYDLDFNGKNFILRNKNTACLAQDACLNVKPKIKLSELQNSCCTPNSGCC; encoded by the coding sequence ATGGATCTAACAAAAATTAAAGAAATTCTGCCCACATTAGAGAATGTGGAATTTCAACTAGAAGACGGAACTTGGGTGCCAGAACATTTCCACGTGACAGAAGTGGGACAGATTACAAAAAATTTTATCGATTGCGGAGGCGTGATCAGAAGTGAAAAGGTGGTAAATTTCCAACTGTGGAATGCAGACGACTACGAACATCGATTAAAACCCGGCAAATTACTGAACATCATAAAGCTATCAGAGGAAAAGCTAGGTTTAGAAAACGCAGCAATTGAAGTCGAATACCAATCCACAACCATTGGAAAGTACGACCTAGATTTTAACGGAAAGAACTTCATATTGAGGAATAAGAATACTGCATGTTTAGCTCAGGACGCTTGCCTAAACGTCAAGCCCAAAATCAAACTTTCTGAACTACAAAATTCTTGCTGTACACCAAATTCCGGTTGCTGCTAA
- a CDS encoding GNAT family N-acetyltransferase has translation MRISHINRDNFPEIVEIYLQGISTQIATFQNEAPSWEEWDKSHLSSCRLVALLEGKICGWAALSPVSSRCVYSGVAEVSIYIGQEHRGKGIGKALLHELIHQSEKEGIWTLQSSIFSENLPSIKLHESCGFRMVGYREKIGLKNGVWKDNVLMERRSNKIGIE, from the coding sequence ATGAGAATATCACACATCAATAGAGACAACTTCCCGGAAATTGTAGAGATCTACTTACAAGGTATCTCTACTCAGATAGCTACCTTCCAAAATGAAGCACCTTCGTGGGAAGAATGGGATAAAAGCCACCTAAGTTCTTGTAGATTAGTTGCCCTCTTAGAAGGTAAAATCTGCGGATGGGCAGCTTTAAGCCCTGTCTCTAGCAGATGTGTATACTCCGGTGTAGCAGAAGTAAGCATATATATTGGCCAGGAGCACAGAGGTAAAGGTATAGGAAAAGCACTTCTACATGAATTAATCCATCAAAGCGAAAAAGAAGGAATATGGACCTTACAGTCCAGCATTTTTTCAGAGAATCTACCTAGCATCAAGCTGCATGAAAGTTGCGGTTTCAGAATGGTGGGCTATAGAGAAAAGATAGGATTAAAAAACGGAGTCTGGAAGGACAATGTACTAATGGAGAGGAGAAGCAATAAGATTGGAATCGAGTAA
- a CDS encoding GNAT family N-acetyltransferase produces MKVVEQVWENFLISTDPRKLNVGAIHHFLCYHSSWSKGIPLDRVQKSIDQSLNFGVYDEDRQIGFARIISDYSTIAYLGDVYLLDEYRGKGISKRMMDTILGHPELQGLRRWILLTNTAEWLYEKYGFVKVPHPEWYMEKFNSKVYERES; encoded by the coding sequence ATGAAGGTGGTAGAACAGGTTTGGGAAAACTTCTTGATTTCAACAGACCCTCGTAAATTAAACGTAGGAGCGATCCATCATTTCTTGTGCTACCATTCCAGTTGGAGTAAGGGCATTCCCTTGGACAGGGTTCAGAAGTCCATTGATCAATCCTTAAATTTTGGAGTGTATGATGAAGACCGGCAAATAGGTTTTGCCAGAATTATTTCCGACTATTCCACGATAGCCTATTTGGGAGATGTGTATTTGTTGGACGAGTACAGAGGGAAGGGCATATCTAAGCGAATGATGGATACGATTTTGGGGCATCCGGAATTGCAAGGTTTAAGGAGATGGATCTTGTTGACGAATACCGCGGAGTGGTTGTATGAGAAGTATGGCTTTGTGAAAGTTCCTCATCCCGAATGGTATATGGAGAAGTTTAATTCAAAGGTATATGAGAGGGAGAGTTGA
- a CDS encoding bestrophin family protein produces the protein MNTGSHYKLKEFIPWTRSKIYIMLVISIIPVRLYKFFDWEWLAIPWAPVAIVGTAAAFIAGFRNTQTYNRMWEARQIWGGIINSSRSFGVLVKDGIGSKGMIYRHLAWLTALRFQLRESKSWENVKTKAYNLEYLKLYTVPEWEGNMWDELQQYLSHEEMEVLRHVHNKPSQILALQSAHLKELRDHGHLSEYAFLHLQERLKDLFELQGKCERIKNFPYPRQFASINLYFTYLLCALLPLGFLGELRKLGEDSIWLVVPLSLVVGWIFLVLEQIGESTENPFEGGANDIPMAQISRNIEIDLREMLGEVDIPPVIVPQNNIVL, from the coding sequence ATGAACACTGGATCGCACTATAAACTGAAGGAATTTATTCCCTGGACTCGTTCCAAAATCTACATCATGCTAGTCATAAGTATTATTCCGGTGAGACTTTATAAATTTTTTGATTGGGAGTGGTTAGCTATCCCTTGGGCTCCTGTAGCGATAGTTGGGACTGCTGCAGCTTTTATCGCGGGATTTAGAAACACACAAACCTACAATAGGATGTGGGAGGCAAGGCAGATTTGGGGAGGTATTATCAACAGCAGTAGGAGTTTTGGGGTTTTGGTCAAAGATGGTATAGGGAGTAAGGGGATGATCTACAGGCATTTGGCTTGGTTAACTGCTTTGAGATTTCAATTGAGAGAAAGTAAAAGTTGGGAAAATGTTAAGACAAAGGCCTATAATCTTGAATATCTGAAATTGTATACCGTTCCGGAGTGGGAGGGGAATATGTGGGATGAATTGCAACAATACCTAAGCCATGAAGAAATGGAAGTTTTGAGGCATGTGCACAATAAGCCTTCGCAAATTTTGGCCTTGCAATCCGCGCATTTAAAGGAGTTACGTGATCATGGTCATTTATCTGAATATGCATTTTTGCATCTACAAGAGCGTTTGAAGGACCTATTTGAATTACAGGGAAAGTGCGAAAGAATCAAGAACTTTCCTTACCCCCGACAATTTGCCAGCATTAACCTGTATTTTACTTATCTGTTATGTGCCTTGTTGCCCCTTGGCTTTTTAGGTGAATTGAGGAAATTGGGGGAAGATTCAATTTGGTTAGTGGTCCCTCTAAGTCTAGTGGTAGGATGGATTTTTTTAGTGTTAGAGCAGATTGGAGAAAGTACTGAAAATCCATTTGAGGGAGGAGCAAATGACATACCCATGGCACAGATCAGTAGAAATATAGAAATAGACTTGCGAGAAATGTTGGGAGAAGTAGATATTCCTCCTGTTATTGTACCTCAAAATAACATAGTACTATGA
- a CDS encoding Na+/H+ antiporter gives MHHTLLYILALLFAVFLLVLLARKLKIAYPIFLVLAGLGICFIPGVPTLHLDPDLIFLIFLPPLLYEAAWYTSWNDFWKWKRPIILLAFGLVFFTSSIVAYASVALIPGFTLALGFLLGGIVSPPDAVAAASVLKGMSVPKRLMTILEGESLVNDASSLIVFRFALLAAISGSFSLQEAVVQFFLVAGMGVVVGLVGANFMYLIHRYLPTNVAIDAALTVMTPYLLFLLAEQFHFSGVMAVVSGGLYMSYRSHEVFQNGSTRLNMLGVWTTMIFVMNALVFILIGLELPEIIQGLGEYSVIQAIKYSLWVSVLVILLRFLWVYPAAHLPRWISRKVRKEPSPGWKGPLVISWAGMRGVVSLATALSIPLYLTDGVAFPQRNLILFITFGVILVTLVFQGLTLPFILRIIHLEEIDAVVPAEIQRAGIQKHLNQIALAELKGIEGNDWLNIFKAKLEREEQPQPLSVKKREEFHAVLLKIYSLQRKELFKLRRENAFSDEEIRRAELQLDLDEMSITGAEH, from the coding sequence ATGCACCACACATTACTTTACATTTTAGCACTTTTATTTGCTGTTTTTCTCTTAGTACTCTTAGCTAGGAAATTAAAGATAGCCTATCCCATATTCTTGGTTTTGGCCGGTTTGGGAATTTGTTTTATACCGGGAGTTCCCACCTTGCATTTAGATCCTGACCTTATATTTCTCATCTTTCTACCTCCTTTGTTATATGAGGCTGCGTGGTATACTTCCTGGAATGATTTTTGGAAATGGAAGCGCCCTATTATTCTTTTGGCATTTGGTTTAGTTTTCTTCACATCTAGTATTGTGGCATATGCCAGTGTGGCTCTGATCCCGGGATTTACTCTCGCTTTGGGTTTTCTCTTAGGTGGAATTGTTTCTCCTCCTGATGCAGTTGCAGCAGCATCTGTTTTGAAAGGAATGAGTGTTCCTAAGCGCTTGATGACCATATTGGAAGGGGAGAGTTTAGTGAATGATGCCTCTTCCTTGATTGTATTTCGTTTTGCATTACTAGCGGCTATTTCAGGGTCATTTTCTTTACAAGAAGCTGTGGTTCAGTTCTTTTTGGTAGCCGGTATGGGTGTGGTTGTGGGATTAGTGGGGGCGAATTTTATGTATCTGATTCATAGATATTTACCTACGAATGTGGCCATAGATGCGGCTTTAACAGTGATGACTCCTTATTTATTGTTTTTGTTGGCAGAGCAGTTTCATTTTTCCGGTGTTATGGCTGTGGTAAGTGGGGGTCTATATATGTCTTATCGTTCACACGAAGTGTTTCAAAACGGTAGTACACGTCTGAATATGTTAGGGGTGTGGACTACAATGATATTTGTAATGAATGCTTTGGTTTTTATTTTGATTGGTCTTGAGTTACCAGAAATAATACAAGGTTTAGGGGAATATTCTGTAATTCAAGCTATCAAGTATAGTCTATGGGTCAGTGTATTGGTGATTCTGCTACGTTTCCTTTGGGTTTATCCGGCTGCCCATCTGCCTAGGTGGATCAGTAGAAAGGTGAGAAAAGAGCCCTCTCCGGGTTGGAAGGGGCCTTTGGTGATAAGTTGGGCAGGGATGAGAGGTGTGGTATCATTAGCTACAGCTTTGTCCATTCCACTTTATTTGACAGACGGGGTTGCATTTCCGCAGAGAAATCTGATTTTGTTCATCACTTTTGGGGTGATATTAGTGACATTGGTTTTTCAGGGCTTGACTTTACCTTTCATTCTGAGGATTATTCATTTGGAGGAAATAGATGCTGTGGTACCTGCTGAGATTCAAAGAGCTGGAATTCAAAAGCACTTGAATCAGATTGCTTTAGCAGAATTAAAGGGAATTGAGGGCAATGATTGGCTAAATATATTTAAGGCAAAGTTAGAAAGGGAGGAGCAGCCACAGCCTTTGAGTGTGAAGAAAAGGGAAGAATTCCATGCAGTTCTACTTAAAATCTATTCTTTGCAAAGAAAGGAGTTGTTTAAGTTGAGACGTGAAAACGCCTTTTCAGATGAAGAGATCAGGAGGGCAGAGTTACAATTGGATTTAGACGAAATGAGTATCACAGGAGCTGAACATTAA
- a CDS encoding Vat family streptogramin A O-acetyltransferase gives MQIPDKNQVFPLPHYKRLCFLKNIIKNPNIIVGDYTYYDDFDDVQNFEKNVKYHFDFIGDKLVIGKFCMIASDVTFIMNGANHKMDGITAYPFYIFGGDWAESAPEAKELPYKGDTIIENDVWIGHNVTIMPGVKVGNGAIISTNSTVTKDVPPYAIVGGNPAQIIRKRFSDEKIKELLEMKWWDWDLEKITKNLSYLTKEKVE, from the coding sequence ATGCAAATTCCAGATAAGAACCAAGTATTTCCATTGCCGCACTATAAGCGACTTTGTTTTTTGAAAAACATTATCAAGAATCCCAATATAATAGTGGGAGACTATACTTATTATGATGATTTTGATGATGTTCAGAATTTTGAGAAGAATGTAAAATACCATTTTGATTTCATTGGCGATAAGCTAGTGATAGGTAAATTTTGTATGATAGCTTCAGATGTAACCTTCATTATGAATGGAGCTAACCATAAAATGGACGGGATTACGGCATATCCTTTCTATATATTTGGTGGAGATTGGGCGGAATCTGCACCGGAAGCTAAGGAGCTTCCATACAAAGGGGATACTATTATTGAGAACGACGTTTGGATAGGTCACAACGTTACGATAATGCCTGGTGTTAAGGTAGGAAACGGAGCCATTATATCTACAAATTCAACCGTTACTAAGGATGTGCCACCATATGCAATAGTAGGGGGTAACCCTGCGCAAATCATAAGAAAAAGGTTTTCCGATGAAAAAATTAAGGAGCTATTAGAGATGAAATGGTGGGATTGGGATCTAGAGAAGATTACCAAAAATCTTTCCTACTTGACCAAGGAGAAAGTAGAATAA
- a CDS encoding DUF4199 domain-containing protein — METKALKMEIKWAIIFSVVGLIWMVLENVTGLHGKYIDYHMYLTNLFAVPAIYIMLRALQEKKRIDYQGNMTYMQGLLSGLIFSIFIAILSPITQYITSYIIAPEYFENAIKRSVELGYFGTTEEAEAQFNFKNYVISGAIGALLMGIITSAIAMIFIRTQKNANSR; from the coding sequence ATGGAAACTAAAGCCTTGAAGATGGAAATCAAATGGGCCATAATCTTTTCGGTGGTGGGGCTCATTTGGATGGTATTAGAAAATGTAACGGGTTTGCATGGGAAGTACATAGATTATCATATGTATTTAACAAATCTATTTGCTGTCCCGGCGATTTATATAATGCTTAGAGCTTTACAAGAAAAGAAGCGGATAGATTATCAGGGGAATATGACTTACATGCAGGGTTTATTGTCCGGTTTGATATTTAGTATATTTATTGCTATATTAAGTCCTATTACTCAGTATATTACTTCGTATATCATTGCTCCGGAATACTTTGAAAATGCGATCAAGAGATCTGTGGAGTTAGGATATTTTGGTACTACAGAAGAAGCAGAAGCACAGTTTAATTTTAAGAATTATGTGATCAGTGGGGCCATTGGGGCGTTATTAATGGGAATAATTACCAGTGCTATAGCCATGATCTTTATCCGTACCCAAAAAAATGCAAATTCCAGATAA
- a CDS encoding DUF6804 family protein, with amino-acid sequence MRTILRYILAILLIMILANVEPVFSQVLRLIIGLGFLVLALDAKDRGRDYVFYFYLLLCFWFQPLFKFEVDKSTWNAMSIIVALLLVIPRMKKGRKFEFFQ; translated from the coding sequence ATGAGAACTATACTTAGATATATATTAGCTATTTTATTAATCATGATTTTAGCTAATGTAGAACCTGTCTTTTCTCAAGTGCTTCGATTGATCATAGGATTAGGGTTTTTAGTCTTAGCATTAGATGCAAAAGATAGAGGGAGAGATTATGTCTTTTACTTCTATTTACTTTTATGCTTCTGGTTTCAGCCACTTTTCAAGTTTGAGGTGGATAAGAGTACATGGAATGCCATGAGTATAATAGTAGCTTTACTTCTAGTAATTCCCAGGATGAAGAAAGGAAGAAAATTTGAATTTTTTCAATAA